A window of the Gemmatirosa kalamazoonensis genome harbors these coding sequences:
- a CDS encoding polysaccharide deacetylase family protein yields the protein MLVEDTLDALRRGGYRLVSLSTLLDAVERGDRVGGWVAFTVDDGYADFAEVALPLFARYEAPCTVFVTSGAVDRACWFWWDQVEYLFERTRAARVAVATKEGPLNAQWADAHEREAVVAAVCARLKSLSTEERLSVTARLAAELGVALPETAPAMYASMTWEQVRACERAGVTIGGHTVTHPVLARCDDTQAEREIRDSLQRLREQCAGPIDMFAYPNGQPADYGAREMKLLATAGIRASFATHPGYVTADYLRSDDSAARWRVPRFPEQYSVPGMVRVVTGFGAMQISAPA from the coding sequence TTGCTCGTCGAGGACACACTGGATGCGCTGCGGCGTGGCGGCTATCGGCTGGTGTCGCTCTCGACGCTCCTGGACGCGGTTGAGCGCGGGGATCGCGTCGGCGGCTGGGTCGCGTTCACCGTCGACGACGGCTACGCCGACTTTGCCGAGGTGGCGCTACCGCTCTTCGCGCGCTACGAGGCACCGTGCACGGTGTTCGTCACCTCCGGCGCTGTCGACCGCGCGTGCTGGTTCTGGTGGGACCAGGTGGAGTACCTCTTCGAGCGTACGCGCGCAGCACGTGTCGCGGTGGCGACCAAGGAAGGGCCCCTTAATGCGCAATGGGCGGACGCCCACGAGCGGGAGGCCGTCGTGGCCGCCGTCTGCGCCCGGCTGAAGAGCCTGAGCACGGAGGAGCGTCTGTCCGTGACGGCGCGCCTCGCCGCCGAGCTGGGCGTCGCGCTCCCCGAGACGGCGCCCGCGATGTACGCGAGCATGACCTGGGAGCAAGTGCGCGCGTGCGAGCGGGCCGGCGTCACGATCGGCGGACACACGGTGACGCACCCGGTGCTCGCGCGCTGCGACGACACGCAGGCCGAGCGTGAGATCCGCGACTCCTTGCAGCGGCTGCGCGAGCAGTGCGCGGGCCCGATCGACATGTTCGCCTACCCGAACGGTCAACCGGCCGACTACGGTGCGCGCGAAATGAAGTTGCTCGCCACAGCGGGGATTCGCGCGTCCTTCGCGACACATCCCGGCTACGTCACCGCCGACTACCTGCGATCCGACGACTCCGCGGCGCGGTGGCGTGTGCCGCGGTTCCCCGAGCAATACAGCGTGCCCGGGATGGTCCGCGTCGTCACCGGGTTCGGCGCGATGCAGATCAGCGCGCCAGCATGA
- a CDS encoding bifunctional homocysteine S-methyltransferase/methylenetetrahydrofolate reductase, producing MGTELYARGIFINQCYDELCLRAPDLVRDVHHTYAAAGAEVLETNSFGANRAKLVAYGLETQVEAINRRAAELAREAADAARPVSGRRQHPVLVAGAVGPLGVRIEPYGPTSRDEAREMFREQLAALRAGGCDVFLFETFVDLLELEQAIAAARDVDATVPVIAHVTVGTDLRTPYGASPEDAARALDHWGADIVGLNCSVGPQAILEGIERMAGVTRRKLSAMPNAGMPREVGGRRIYMASAEYFATYARHLVQAGAKVVGGCCGTTPDHIKAMCSALRVERAMVHVESGLGTRDSGLVNDNRVPSPESRVPRAKEPVPFADRSRFSGKIARGEFVTSVEIVPPRGVDTAKLLRDAATLHAAGVDAINVPDGPRAQSRMGAIATSLLLEQQVGIESVTHYACRDRNLLGMLSDLLGASALGLRNLLLITGDPPKMGPYPDATAVFDIDAIGLTNLVRNLNRGLDPGMNEIGAPTRFAIGVGVNPAAIDPAHERQRFAWKVEAGAEYAITQPVFDAAQLERFLRTIEDVRIPVIAGIWPLVSARNAEFLANEVPGVTVPDAVLKRMRAANERSKEHAVAEGIAIAREMLEAVRPEVQGVQVSAPFGKVELALDVFEDVTAPRAAGADVAASY from the coding sequence ATGGGGACCGAGCTGTACGCGCGCGGCATCTTCATCAACCAGTGCTACGACGAGCTGTGCCTGCGCGCGCCGGACCTCGTGCGCGACGTGCACCACACGTACGCCGCGGCCGGCGCGGAGGTGCTGGAGACGAACAGCTTCGGCGCCAACCGCGCGAAGCTCGTCGCGTACGGGCTCGAGACCCAGGTGGAGGCGATCAACCGCCGGGCGGCGGAGCTGGCGCGCGAGGCCGCCGACGCGGCCCGCCCGGTGAGCGGACGGCGACAGCACCCGGTGCTCGTCGCCGGCGCGGTCGGTCCGTTAGGCGTGCGCATCGAGCCGTACGGCCCGACGTCGCGCGACGAGGCGCGGGAGATGTTCCGCGAGCAGCTCGCGGCGCTCCGCGCCGGTGGGTGCGACGTGTTCCTGTTCGAGACGTTCGTCGACCTGCTGGAGCTCGAGCAGGCGATCGCCGCGGCGCGCGACGTCGATGCGACGGTGCCGGTGATCGCCCACGTCACCGTCGGCACCGACCTGCGCACGCCGTACGGCGCGTCGCCGGAAGACGCTGCGCGCGCGCTCGACCACTGGGGCGCCGACATCGTCGGTCTCAATTGCTCGGTGGGGCCGCAGGCGATCCTCGAGGGGATCGAGCGCATGGCGGGGGTGACGCGGCGCAAGCTGAGCGCGATGCCGAACGCCGGCATGCCGCGCGAGGTGGGCGGCCGACGCATCTACATGGCGAGCGCGGAGTACTTCGCGACGTACGCGCGGCACCTCGTGCAGGCGGGAGCGAAGGTCGTCGGCGGGTGCTGCGGCACGACGCCCGACCACATCAAGGCGATGTGCTCGGCGCTCCGCGTGGAGCGCGCCATGGTGCACGTCGAGTCGGGACTCGGGACTCGGGACTCGGGACTCGTGAACGACAACCGAGTCCCGAGTCCCGAGTCCCGAGTCCCGCGGGCGAAAGAGCCCGTCCCGTTCGCCGATCGGTCGCGGTTCTCGGGGAAGATCGCGCGCGGCGAGTTCGTGACGAGCGTGGAGATCGTGCCGCCGCGCGGCGTCGACACGGCGAAGCTGCTGCGCGACGCGGCGACGCTGCACGCCGCCGGCGTGGACGCGATCAACGTGCCCGACGGGCCGCGCGCGCAGAGCCGCATGGGCGCCATCGCGACGAGCCTCCTGCTCGAGCAGCAGGTGGGCATCGAGAGCGTGACGCACTACGCCTGCCGCGACCGCAATCTGTTAGGCATGCTGAGCGACCTGTTAGGCGCCTCGGCGCTCGGCCTCCGCAACCTGCTGCTCATCACCGGCGACCCGCCGAAGATGGGCCCCTACCCCGACGCGACCGCGGTGTTCGACATCGACGCGATCGGGCTCACGAACCTCGTGCGCAACCTGAACCGCGGGCTGGACCCGGGGATGAACGAGATCGGCGCGCCGACGCGGTTCGCGATCGGCGTCGGCGTGAACCCGGCGGCGATCGATCCCGCGCACGAGCGCCAGCGCTTCGCGTGGAAGGTGGAGGCCGGCGCGGAGTACGCCATCACGCAGCCGGTGTTCGACGCGGCGCAGCTCGAGCGGTTCCTGCGCACGATCGAGGACGTGCGCATCCCGGTGATCGCCGGGATCTGGCCGCTCGTCTCGGCGCGCAACGCGGAGTTCCTGGCGAACGAGGTGCCGGGCGTGACGGTGCCGGACGCGGTACTGAAGCGGATGCGCGCGGCGAACGAGCGCTCGAAGGAGCACGCGGTCGCGGAGGGGATCGCGATCGCGCGCGAGATGCTGGAGGCGGTGCGCCCCGAGGTGCAGGGGGTGCAGGTCTCGGCGCCGTTCGGGAAGGTGGAGCTCGCGCTCGACGTCTTCGAAGACGTCACGGCCCCGCGCGCCGCCGGTGCCGACGTCGCCGCGTCCTATTAG
- a CDS encoding ArsR/SmtB family transcription factor yields MLAALRAAGERTRLRLLALLGRGELTVGELAAVLGQSQPRVSRHLKLLCDAGILDRYPEGTSVFYRLADRGDPAAIARAALEKLADDDPVLVADRARLDAVRRTRAAAADAYFRAAAADWDRTRSLYADEREVERVMLDVLGPGPLGEVLDVGTGTGRILELLAPSARRAVGVDLSTAMLGVARATVDAASRPNVQVRHADMYHLPFAPRAFDLVVFHQVLHYADDPASAVAEAARVLRPGGRVLVVDFAPHDLEFLRAEHAHRRLGFSDREVASWFRAVGLGCAEPRVVPGQPLDVVVWVAARTPGAVRPLDVSRGDAPDAENASLVSSAFSASPRESASPK; encoded by the coding sequence GTGCTCGCTGCCCTCCGAGCCGCCGGGGAACGTACCCGCCTCCGACTCCTCGCCCTCCTCGGCCGCGGGGAGCTCACCGTCGGCGAGCTCGCTGCGGTCCTCGGCCAGAGCCAGCCCCGCGTCTCACGCCACCTCAAGCTGCTCTGCGACGCCGGGATCCTCGACCGCTACCCCGAGGGGACCTCCGTCTTCTATAGACTGGCCGACCGCGGCGACCCGGCCGCCATCGCCCGCGCCGCGCTCGAGAAGCTCGCCGACGATGATCCCGTCCTCGTCGCCGACCGCGCCCGCCTCGACGCCGTGCGCCGGACCCGCGCTGCCGCGGCCGACGCCTACTTCCGCGCCGCCGCCGCCGACTGGGACCGCACCCGCTCCCTGTACGCCGACGAGCGCGAGGTCGAGCGGGTGATGCTGGACGTCCTCGGGCCCGGCCCGCTCGGCGAGGTGCTCGACGTCGGCACGGGGACCGGGCGCATCCTCGAGCTGCTCGCGCCGAGCGCGCGCCGCGCCGTCGGCGTCGATCTCAGCACCGCGATGCTCGGCGTCGCCCGCGCCACCGTCGACGCGGCGTCGCGACCCAACGTCCAGGTGCGGCACGCGGATATGTACCACCTGCCGTTCGCGCCGCGCGCGTTCGACCTCGTCGTGTTCCACCAGGTGCTGCACTACGCCGACGATCCGGCGTCCGCGGTGGCCGAGGCCGCGCGCGTGCTGCGCCCCGGCGGCCGCGTCCTCGTCGTCGACTTCGCGCCGCACGACCTCGAGTTCCTCCGCGCCGAGCACGCGCACCGGCGGCTCGGCTTCAGCGACCGCGAGGTCGCGAGCTGGTTCCGCGCCGTGGGCCTCGGCTGCGCGGAGCCGCGCGTCGTCCCCGGCCAGCCGCTCGACGTCGTCGTGTGGGTTGCCGCGCGTACGCCGGGTGCCGTTAGGCCTCTCGACGTCTCACGCGGAGACGCGCCGGACGCGGAGAATGCCTCTCTGGTCTCCTCCGCGTTCTCCGCGTCTCCGCGTGAATCTGCTTCGCCAAAGTGA
- the metH gene encoding methionine synthase: MTTAIAPPSPLTRAERLARLEPLLARRILVLDGAMGTMIQRHRLQEADYRGIGGPAGDRFADWPVDLKGNNDLLVVTRPDVIAGIHREYLDAGADILETNTFNSTAVAMADYRMSHLAYELNVAGARLARSVADEFEAADPDRPRFVAGVLGPLNRTASISPDVNDPSFRSIDFDDLVAAYTEATNGLLDGGADLLLVETIFDTLNAKGALFAIEQVFAARGERVPVMISGTITDQSGRTLTGQTAEAFWYSMMHARPFSIGFNCALGAKDLRRHVQDVARLAPCWVSAHPNAGLPNEFGGYDESPEAMASVLREFAESGLVNIVGGCCGTTPDHIRAIAEALRDLKPRARPEIEPRLRLSGLEPVVVGPDTNFVNIGERTNVTGSRQFAKLILAGNYDQALVVARQQVENGAQLLDVNMDEGMLDAEAAITKFLRLLSAEPDIAKVPIVVDSSKWSVIEAGLKNLQGKCVVNSISLKEGEAEFVRQATLVRRYGAAVIVMAFDEQGQADSTQRKVDICARAYRILTERVGFPPEDIIFDPNIFAIATGIEEHDRYAVEYIEAVRRIKAELPHAKISGGVSNVSFSFRGNEAVRQAIHAVFLYHAIRAGMDMGIVNAGALPIYDDIEPGLRERVEDVILARRKDATERLLEIAEQIKGSAGGATVETTLAWRQLPVAERLSHALVHGIDAYVVEDTEEARQQYPRPLEVIEGPLMAGMNVVGDLFGSGRMFLPQVVKSARVMKKAVAHLIPYIEAEKARASAESGEAPKAAGKVLLATVKGDVHDIGKNIVGVVLQCNNFEVIDLGVMVPASTILDTAKKEGVDLVGLSGLITPSLEEMAFVAGEMERQGFTVPLLIGGATTSKVHTAVKIAPNYASPVVHVLDASRAVGVAGSLLSEGLHDEFVSHVRDEYEQVRANRAGRRDAERLVPIEVARRNPVPIDWAAYEPPAPTFTGVRTFDDYPLPELVERIDWTPFFQTWELAGHYPDILQDPVVGVAARGLYDDARRMLDRIVTEKRLTARAVVGFWPANAVGDDVELFADDARTRSLGTVHFIRQQLAKGDDRPNFCLADYVAPASSGRADWIGGFAVTAGIGVDELVAEYHAAHDDYSAILAKALADRLAEALAERMHERVRTELWAYAPDEALDNVALIREEYRGIRPAPGYPACPDHTEKGPLFALLGATERVGITLTESFAMYPTAAVSGYYLSHPAARYFGTGKIGRDQVEDYAARKGITVAEAERWLSPVLAYTRER, from the coding sequence GTGACCACAGCCATCGCCCCCCCCTCGCCCCTGACCCGCGCCGAGCGCCTCGCCCGTCTCGAGCCGCTGCTCGCGCGACGCATCCTCGTGCTCGACGGCGCGATGGGCACCATGATCCAGCGCCATCGACTGCAGGAGGCCGACTACCGCGGCATCGGCGGCCCGGCGGGCGATCGGTTCGCCGACTGGCCCGTGGACCTGAAGGGGAACAACGACCTCCTCGTCGTCACGCGTCCCGACGTCATCGCCGGCATCCACCGCGAGTACCTCGACGCGGGCGCCGACATCCTCGAGACGAACACGTTCAACTCCACCGCGGTCGCGATGGCGGACTACCGCATGTCGCACCTCGCCTACGAGCTGAACGTCGCCGGTGCTCGGCTCGCGCGGTCCGTCGCCGACGAGTTCGAGGCCGCGGATCCGGATCGCCCGCGCTTCGTCGCCGGCGTGTTGGGCCCGCTCAACCGCACCGCGTCCATCTCGCCGGACGTGAACGACCCGAGCTTCCGCAGCATCGACTTCGACGACCTCGTCGCCGCGTACACCGAGGCGACGAATGGGCTGCTCGACGGCGGTGCGGATCTGCTGCTCGTCGAGACGATCTTCGACACGCTGAACGCGAAGGGCGCGCTGTTCGCCATCGAGCAGGTGTTCGCCGCGCGCGGCGAGCGGGTGCCGGTCATGATCTCCGGCACCATCACCGACCAGAGCGGCCGCACGCTCACCGGGCAGACCGCCGAGGCCTTCTGGTACTCGATGATGCACGCGCGTCCGTTCAGCATCGGCTTCAACTGCGCCCTCGGCGCGAAGGATCTGCGCCGCCACGTGCAAGACGTCGCGCGCCTCGCGCCGTGCTGGGTCTCCGCGCACCCGAACGCCGGGCTGCCTAACGAGTTCGGCGGCTACGACGAGAGCCCGGAAGCCATGGCGAGCGTGCTGCGCGAGTTCGCCGAGAGCGGTCTCGTGAACATCGTCGGCGGCTGCTGCGGCACCACGCCGGATCACATCCGGGCGATCGCCGAGGCGCTGCGCGACCTCAAGCCGCGCGCGCGTCCCGAGATCGAGCCGCGGCTGCGCCTCTCCGGTCTCGAGCCGGTCGTCGTCGGCCCCGACACGAACTTCGTGAACATCGGCGAGCGCACGAACGTCACCGGTTCGCGGCAGTTCGCGAAGCTGATCCTCGCCGGCAACTACGATCAGGCGCTCGTCGTCGCGCGCCAGCAGGTGGAGAACGGCGCCCAGCTCCTCGACGTCAACATGGACGAGGGGATGCTCGACGCCGAGGCGGCGATCACGAAGTTCCTGCGCCTGCTCAGCGCGGAGCCGGACATCGCGAAGGTGCCGATCGTCGTCGACTCGTCGAAGTGGAGCGTGATCGAGGCGGGCCTCAAGAACCTGCAGGGCAAGTGCGTCGTGAACTCCATCTCGCTGAAGGAAGGCGAGGCGGAGTTCGTGCGGCAGGCGACGCTCGTCCGCCGTTACGGCGCCGCGGTCATCGTCATGGCGTTCGACGAGCAGGGGCAGGCGGACAGCACGCAGCGCAAGGTCGACATCTGCGCGCGCGCGTATCGCATCCTCACCGAGCGCGTCGGCTTCCCGCCCGAGGACATCATCTTCGACCCGAACATCTTCGCCATCGCGACGGGCATCGAGGAGCACGACCGCTACGCCGTCGAGTACATCGAGGCCGTGCGGCGCATCAAGGCCGAGCTGCCGCACGCGAAGATCTCCGGCGGCGTGTCGAACGTCAGCTTCTCGTTCCGCGGCAACGAAGCGGTGCGGCAGGCGATCCACGCGGTGTTCCTGTACCACGCCATCAGGGCCGGCATGGACATGGGCATCGTGAACGCCGGCGCGCTCCCGATCTACGACGACATCGAGCCCGGGCTGCGCGAGCGCGTGGAGGACGTCATCCTCGCGCGCCGCAAGGACGCCACCGAGCGGCTCCTCGAGATCGCCGAGCAGATCAAGGGGAGCGCCGGCGGCGCGACCGTGGAGACGACGCTCGCGTGGCGTCAGCTCCCCGTCGCCGAGCGGCTGTCGCACGCGCTCGTGCACGGCATCGACGCGTACGTCGTCGAGGACACCGAGGAGGCGCGGCAGCAGTACCCGCGTCCGCTCGAGGTCATCGAGGGGCCGCTCATGGCCGGCATGAACGTCGTCGGCGACCTGTTCGGGTCAGGGCGCATGTTCCTGCCGCAGGTCGTGAAGAGCGCGCGCGTCATGAAGAAGGCCGTCGCGCATCTCATCCCGTACATCGAGGCCGAGAAGGCGCGTGCGAGCGCCGAGAGCGGCGAGGCGCCGAAGGCCGCCGGCAAGGTGCTGCTCGCCACCGTGAAGGGCGACGTGCACGACATCGGCAAGAACATCGTCGGCGTCGTGCTGCAGTGCAACAACTTCGAGGTCATCGACCTCGGCGTCATGGTCCCCGCGTCGACCATCCTCGACACGGCGAAGAAGGAGGGCGTCGATCTCGTCGGCCTGTCCGGCCTCATCACCCCGTCGCTCGAGGAGATGGCGTTCGTCGCCGGGGAGATGGAGCGCCAGGGCTTCACGGTGCCGCTGCTCATCGGGGGCGCCACGACCTCGAAGGTGCACACCGCGGTGAAGATCGCGCCGAACTACGCGAGCCCCGTCGTGCACGTGCTCGATGCGTCGCGCGCCGTCGGTGTCGCGGGCAGCCTGTTGAGCGAGGGGCTGCACGACGAGTTCGTGTCGCATGTGCGCGACGAGTACGAGCAGGTGCGCGCCAACCGCGCGGGCCGCCGCGACGCCGAGCGGCTCGTGCCCATCGAGGTCGCGCGCCGCAACCCCGTGCCGATCGACTGGGCGGCGTACGAGCCGCCCGCGCCGACGTTCACCGGCGTGCGCACGTTCGACGACTACCCGCTCCCGGAGCTCGTCGAGCGCATCGACTGGACGCCGTTCTTCCAGACGTGGGAGCTCGCCGGTCACTACCCGGACATCCTGCAGGACCCGGTGGTCGGCGTCGCCGCGCGCGGCCTGTACGACGACGCGCGGCGCATGCTCGACCGCATCGTGACCGAGAAGCGTCTCACGGCGCGTGCCGTCGTCGGCTTCTGGCCGGCGAACGCCGTCGGCGACGACGTGGAGCTCTTCGCGGACGACGCGCGCACGCGATCGTTAGGCACGGTGCACTTCATCCGCCAGCAGCTCGCGAAGGGCGACGACCGCCCGAACTTCTGCCTCGCGGACTACGTGGCGCCGGCGTCGTCCGGCCGCGCGGACTGGATCGGCGGCTTCGCGGTCACCGCGGGCATCGGAGTCGACGAGCTCGTGGCCGAGTATCACGCCGCGCACGACGACTACTCGGCGATCCTCGCGAAGGCGCTCGCCGACCGGCTGGCCGAGGCGCTCGCCGAGCGGATGCACGAGCGCGTGCGCACGGAGCTCTGGGCCTACGCGCCCGACGAGGCGCTCGACAACGTGGCGCTGATCCGCGAGGAGTACCGGGGCATCCGTCCCGCGCCCGGCTACCCCGCGTGCCCCGACCACACCGAGAAGGGCCCGCTGTTCGCGCTGCTCGGCGCCACGGAGCGCGTCGGCATCACGCTCACCGAGAGCTTCGCGATGTATCCCACCGCGGCGGTGAGCGGCTACTACCTGTCGCACCCCGCGGCCCGCTACTTCGGCACCGGCAAGATCGGCCGCGATCAGGTCGAGGACTACGCCGCGCGCAAGGGCATCACCGTCGCCGAGGCCGAGCGGTGGCTGTCGCCGGTGCTCGCGTACACGCGGGAGCGCTGA
- a CDS encoding YggT family protein, with protein MTTIIGALDAFIAVLRILLFGGGVLVAALAGLSYVVRTRRVSPFSSVARLTRDSIDPLFAPVERRVIRAGGRPASAPWWTLAAVVIGGIVVISVLGFVRQQIAMATVAATMGPRGLATLLVSWTFGLLQLALLVRVASSWFQIAPHSPWVRWSFGLTEWLLRPLRGIIPPLGMMDVSPIVAYFLLSILEKGVLSLFN; from the coding sequence GTGACCACCATCATCGGCGCGCTCGACGCGTTCATCGCCGTGCTGCGCATCCTGCTCTTCGGCGGCGGGGTGCTCGTCGCCGCGCTCGCGGGGCTGTCCTACGTGGTGCGCACGCGCCGCGTCAGCCCGTTCAGCTCCGTCGCGCGGCTGACGCGCGACTCGATCGACCCGCTGTTCGCGCCGGTGGAGCGGCGCGTGATCCGCGCCGGTGGCCGGCCCGCGAGCGCGCCGTGGTGGACGCTCGCCGCGGTGGTCATCGGCGGCATCGTCGTCATCAGCGTGCTCGGGTTCGTGCGCCAGCAGATCGCGATGGCGACCGTCGCGGCGACGATGGGCCCGCGCGGGCTCGCGACGCTGCTCGTGTCGTGGACGTTCGGGCTGCTGCAGCTCGCGCTGCTCGTGCGCGTGGCGTCGTCGTGGTTCCAGATCGCGCCGCACTCGCCGTGGGTGCGCTGGTCGTTCGGCCTCACCGAGTGGCTGCTACGCCCGCTGCGCGGCATCATCCCGCCGCTCGGGATGATGGACGTGTCGCCGATCGTCGCGTACTTCCTGCTGTCGATCCTCGAGAAGGGCGTGCTCAGTCTCTTCAATTGA